One Leptospira montravelensis genomic window, CTAGTTCGTTATACGACAGTCAGCAGATGTTTTCCTGAAAGTAAGAGTAATAATGAAGAAATATCTAACTATTTAGGACTTGACAAACCAAAACATATATACTGGAATATATATATGAATCGTGCTAAATTATTTAAGAACGGTGATAGCCAAGCTGTTAGACTTCCAAAAGAATTTCGATTTAAAGGAAAGGAAGTCTACATCAGAAAAGACGGGAACTGTGTCATCATATCCCCGATCGATGATGCTGTTGATAGACTATGGAAATCACTAAATGATTTTTCCGATGATTTTAACATTGAAAGAAATCAACCGAAAACTTTTGATAAGCGAAATACGATATGAATCAGTATTTGTTAGATACAAATATTTGCATTTACATCATAAATCAAAAACCTGAAGCAGTATATCAAAAATTCAAAAAGATAAGCCTAGATAACATATTCATTTCTGCAATCTCTGAA contains:
- the vapB gene encoding type II toxin-antitoxin system antitoxin VapB, which gives rise to MNRAKLFKNGDSQAVRLPKEFRFKGKEVYIRKDGNCVIISPIDDAVDRLWKSLNDFSDDFNIERNQPKTFDKRNTI